In a single window of the Bacteroidota bacterium genome:
- a CDS encoding cytochrome-c peroxidase: MKKLFVIAGLFLLMAFLSCKKEIVEEVAIYKPTPFSLKVPLHFPIPSIPPENPMTVEGVALGKKFYYDPILSSNGLTCSSCHLANKSFSKPMFISASGDSISIPPHVNLAWNPDYNWNGSEPKLDRLCIADFGPEFFDTDMNQLVQDLKTHPKYPQMIYKAFGISNVEDLSHDDLKQTIVYSISQFMRSMVSANSKFDKYFDHQVGFTTSEQSGYIIFMTEKGDCFHCHGNPLFTSNDFRNNGLECLPQGQDLGRYLISGNINDKGKFSVPTLRNIELTAPYMHDGRYQTLEEVVEFYNSGVCISSPGIDPIMTKPAKLYGLNLWPWEKEDLVNFLKTLTDTSFINNPDYRP; this comes from the coding sequence ATGAAAAAATTATTTGTAATTGCTGGTTTATTTTTACTTATGGCATTTCTCTCCTGTAAGAAAGAAATTGTAGAGGAAGTTGCTATTTATAAACCAACACCTTTTTCCTTAAAGGTTCCACTTCATTTTCCCATTCCATCTATTCCACCTGAGAATCCCATGACAGTTGAAGGAGTTGCTTTAGGAAAAAAGTTTTATTATGACCCAATATTATCCAGTAATGGATTGACATGTTCTTCTTGTCATCTTGCAAACAAGTCGTTTTCGAAACCCATGTTTATTTCTGCAAGCGGTGATTCTATAAGTATTCCACCTCATGTAAATCTTGCATGGAATCCGGATTACAATTGGAACGGTTCTGAACCTAAACTAGATCGATTGTGTATTGCAGACTTTGGCCCGGAATTTTTTGATACAGATATGAATCAATTGGTCCAGGATCTAAAAACCCATCCAAAATATCCGCAGATGATTTACAAAGCATTTGGAATCTCAAATGTTGAGGACTTGTCGCATGATGATTTGAAGCAGACAATTGTATATTCTATTAGTCAGTTCATGAGAAGTATGGTTTCTGCAAACTCTAAATTTGATAAATATTTTGATCATCAGGTGGGGTTTACAACGTCTGAGCAAAGCGGATATATTATTTTTATGACGGAGAAAGGCGATTGTTTCCACTGTCATGGAAATCCTTTGTTTACTTCAAATGATTTCAGAAACAATGGGCTTGAATGTTTGCCACAAGGCCAGGATCTAGGACGATATTTGATTTCCGGAAACATAAATGACAAAGGAAAGTTTAGTGTTCCCACACTACGCAACATTGAATTGACTGCGCCATATATGCATGATGGACGGTACCAGACTCTGGAAGAAGTTGTGGAATTTTATAATTCTGGCGTATGTATTTCTTCTCCTGGTATTGATCCTATCATGACGAAACCGGCAAAATTATACGGGTTGAATTTATGGCCTTGGGAGAAGGAGGATCTTGTGAATTTTCTAAAAACCCTTACAGATACATCGTTCATTAATAATCCTGATTACAGGCCTTAG
- a CDS encoding vitamin B12-dependent ribonucleotide reductase — translation MKNNSNKKSEKKSKSQGLKFKRFYTKDNLSAFDQFEYEKRTSVIRNPDGNTVFEMKNVEVPIKWSQVATDILAQKYFRKTGVPQVDGSLGSENSIKQVVHRLANCWMEWGVKYNYFAGKNDAAIFYDEIIFMLLAQYAAPNSPQWFNTGLFSTYGIKGNGQGHWYVDHETGKMVESVSAYERPQPHACFILSVNDDLVNPGGIMDLWTREARIFKYGSGVGTNFSSVRGEREKLAGGGYSSGLMSFLKIGDRAAGAIKSGGTTRRAAKMVCLDLDHPEIEEFIDWKVEEEKKVAALIAAGYSSDYEGEAYKTVSGQNSNNSIRIPNSFFKALKENDNWNLTARTEGHTIKSVPAKKLWDKIAHAAWSCADPGVQFDTTINEWHTCPEGGRIRGSNPCSEYMFLDNTACNLASLNLRKFIDEESLQFNVDSFQHACRLWTVVLEISILMAQFPSQEVAQLTHDYRTLGLGYANLGSLLMISGIPYDSNEARAVSASITAIMTGTAYKTSAEIAGVLGAFNKYAENRNHMLRVIRNHRYAAYYANDAFEDLEVIPNGIDAKYCPDYLLRAACKTWDSALECGEQNGFRNAQVSAIAPTGTIGLLMDCDTTGVEPDFSLVKFKKLSGGGYFRIVNESVPAALKNLGYNKHEVKSIINYVNGRATFKGAPYINYETLASKGFTREEVEILNAAATSAFDIAYIFNVWTLGEDCLKRLGFTKERYSDLNFILLTELGFTPEQIEETNQYVCGTMTVEGAPYLKSEHLSVFDCANRCGKTGTRFIHPSGHILMMASVQPFISGAISKTINLPNESTEKDIEDCYMNGWKSGLKAVAIYRDGSKLSQPLSSKSDKKENVNVYDSNEVDREKLTAEDVLEAARRIIHQTTDTKFKRQLSNIVHRKKLPEKRGGFTQKAKIGGHTIFVRTGEYTDGTLGEIFIDMHKEGASFRSLLNCFAISVSIGLQYGVPLDEFVEKFIFTRLEPSGMVDHTNIKNSTSVVDYIFRLLALEYLGREDLVQVKPSEHIDKTISKEIKSKVTLRAEDLNSELQHNQTQQFLGSMMGDAPLCGTCGHITIRSGSCYKCLNCGTSVGCS, via the coding sequence ATGAAAAATAATTCAAATAAAAAATCCGAAAAAAAATCTAAAAGTCAAGGTTTAAAATTCAAACGATTTTATACGAAAGACAATTTGAGTGCTTTTGATCAGTTTGAATATGAGAAGCGGACCAGTGTTATCCGGAACCCTGATGGGAATACGGTTTTTGAAATGAAGAATGTTGAAGTGCCAATTAAATGGTCGCAAGTAGCAACAGACATCTTAGCGCAAAAGTATTTTCGAAAAACCGGCGTGCCACAGGTTGATGGAAGCCTTGGCAGTGAGAATTCTATCAAGCAAGTTGTACATCGACTGGCAAACTGTTGGATGGAATGGGGAGTTAAATATAATTACTTTGCCGGTAAAAACGATGCTGCGATATTTTATGATGAAATTATATTTATGTTACTCGCACAATATGCAGCACCAAATTCTCCCCAGTGGTTTAATACGGGATTGTTTTCAACCTATGGCATAAAAGGAAATGGACAAGGCCACTGGTATGTTGATCATGAAACAGGTAAAATGGTTGAATCTGTTTCAGCTTATGAACGACCACAACCACATGCATGTTTTATACTTTCTGTAAATGATGATCTGGTTAATCCGGGCGGCATTATGGATTTGTGGACTCGGGAAGCCAGAATATTTAAGTATGGCAGTGGAGTAGGAACTAATTTTTCATCAGTCAGAGGTGAACGTGAAAAGCTTGCAGGTGGCGGATACTCTTCAGGGTTAATGTCGTTTTTAAAAATAGGTGACCGTGCAGCCGGAGCCATTAAGTCGGGAGGTACAACAAGGAGAGCAGCAAAGATGGTTTGTCTGGACCTTGACCATCCCGAAATAGAAGAGTTTATTGATTGGAAAGTTGAAGAAGAAAAAAAAGTAGCTGCATTAATAGCCGCCGGTTATTCGTCCGATTATGAAGGGGAAGCATATAAGACAGTGTCGGGGCAGAATTCAAATAATTCCATTCGGATTCCGAATTCATTTTTTAAAGCACTCAAAGAAAACGACAATTGGAATCTGACAGCGAGAACTGAGGGACATACAATTAAGTCTGTTCCGGCAAAAAAACTTTGGGATAAAATTGCACATGCAGCATGGAGCTGTGCAGATCCGGGTGTTCAGTTTGATACCACAATCAATGAATGGCATACATGTCCTGAAGGTGGTCGCATCCGTGGATCCAATCCATGTAGCGAGTATATGTTTCTTGATAATACTGCCTGCAATTTAGCGTCACTAAATTTACGGAAGTTTATAGACGAAGAGTCTTTACAATTTAACGTTGACTCTTTTCAACATGCTTGTCGCCTATGGACAGTTGTGTTAGAAATTTCTATTCTAATGGCTCAGTTTCCATCACAAGAAGTTGCGCAATTAACACATGATTACAGGACTTTAGGCCTCGGTTATGCAAATCTGGGATCCTTACTTATGATATCAGGAATACCTTATGATAGTAATGAAGCGAGAGCTGTTTCAGCTTCAATTACAGCAATCATGACCGGAACCGCTTATAAAACATCTGCTGAAATAGCTGGAGTACTTGGGGCATTCAATAAATACGCAGAGAATAGAAACCACATGTTACGTGTGATCCGCAATCACCGCTATGCTGCATATTATGCAAACGATGCATTTGAAGATCTGGAAGTTATTCCTAATGGAATAGATGCAAAATATTGTCCTGATTATTTATTGCGTGCAGCATGTAAGACATGGGATTCTGCATTGGAATGTGGAGAACAAAATGGATTCAGAAATGCTCAGGTAAGTGCAATTGCTCCAACCGGCACAATCGGATTGTTGATGGATTGTGATACTACAGGTGTTGAACCGGATTTTTCATTGGTAAAATTCAAAAAACTTTCCGGTGGCGGATATTTTAGAATTGTAAATGAAAGTGTACCGGCTGCACTGAAAAACCTTGGCTATAACAAACATGAAGTTAAGTCGATCATAAACTATGTAAATGGAAGGGCAACTTTCAAAGGTGCGCCCTATATAAATTATGAGACGTTAGCTTCAAAGGGATTTACCAGAGAAGAGGTAGAAATACTTAATGCGGCAGCGACTTCAGCATTTGATATTGCTTACATCTTTAATGTATGGACATTAGGCGAAGATTGCTTAAAGCGACTTGGTTTTACAAAGGAACGATATTCTGATTTGAATTTTATATTGTTGACAGAGTTAGGATTTACACCGGAGCAAATTGAAGAGACAAATCAATATGTGTGCGGAACTATGACTGTTGAAGGAGCTCCCTATTTGAAATCAGAACATCTCTCAGTTTTCGATTGCGCAAACCGGTGCGGAAAAACAGGGACAAGGTTCATTCATCCATCTGGGCATATACTAATGATGGCTTCGGTGCAGCCATTCATTTCTGGTGCAATTTCAAAGACAATCAATTTGCCAAATGAATCTACTGAAAAAGATATAGAGGATTGTTACATGAATGGGTGGAAATCCGGACTTAAAGCGGTTGCAATCTACAGGGATGGCAGTAAACTTTCACAACCTCTTTCATCAAAAAGCGATAAGAAAGAAAATGTTAATGTATATGATTCCAATGAAGTAGACAGAGAAAAATTAACGGCAGAAGATGTGCTCGAAGCAGCAAGAAGAATTATTCACCAGACAACAGATACAAAATTCAAAAGGCAATTGTCAAACATAGTTCACCGTAAGAAGTTACCTGAAAAACGTGGTGGCTTTACACAGAAAGCAAAGATCGGTGGACACACAATATTTGTAAGAACAGGGGAATATACGGATGGTACATTAGGAGAAATTTTTATTGATATGCACAAAGAAGGAGCATCTTTTAGATCTCTTTTAAATTGTTTTGCAATTTCTGTTTCTATTGGTTTGCAATATGGTGTTCCTCTGGATGAATTTGTAGAGAAATTTATATTTACGCGTTTGGAACCATCAGGAATGGTGGATCATACGAACATCAAAAACTCAACCTCAGTTGTAGATTATATATTTAGACTCCTTGCATTGGAGTATCTTGGAAGAGAAGATCTTGTTCAAGTTAAACCTTCAGAACACATTGATAAGACAATCTCGAAGGAAATAAAATCAAAAGTTACATTGAGAGCAGAAGATTTGAATTCAGAGTTACAACATAATCAAACACAACAATTCCTGGGAAGTATGATGGGTGATGCTCCATTGTGCGGAACATGCGGACATATTACCATTCGTAGCGGCTCGTGCTATAAATGTCTGAATTGCGGAACCAGTGTTGGGTGTAGTTGA
- a CDS encoding DinB family protein, translating into MTTFLQSFKKELEKEAIGTRKMLALVPADKLGWKPHAKSMKLQDLAIHIADLPTWISLGVNTDELDFAKSPYNPADCTTGEELVAYFNKNVALALKDLENAKESVLDEKWTLRNGDIVYMEQSKLDTVRHSFSQIVHHRAQLGVYLRLLDIPIPGVYGPSADEQ; encoded by the coding sequence ATGACAACCTTTCTTCAATCATTCAAAAAAGAGCTCGAAAAAGAAGCTATTGGTACACGAAAAATGCTGGCACTGGTTCCGGCAGATAAGCTGGGCTGGAAGCCACATGCTAAGAGTATGAAATTGCAGGATCTTGCTATTCACATTGCTGATCTTCCGACATGGATCTCCCTTGGAGTGAATACTGATGAACTTGATTTCGCAAAAAGTCCATACAATCCTGCAGATTGTACAACCGGAGAAGAACTGGTTGCTTATTTCAACAAGAATGTAGCGCTGGCTTTGAAAGATCTGGAGAATGCAAAAGAAAGTGTATTGGATGAAAAGTGGACACTTCGAAACGGTGATATTGTTTACATGGAACAATCAAAACTTGACACTGTAAGGCATTCCTTTAGTCAGATTGTTCACCATAGAGCACAGCTAGGCGTATACTTGAGATTATTGGATATTCCGATTCCGGGAGTATATGGTCCAAGTGCCGATGAGCAATAA
- a CDS encoding tryptophanase → MNFKTIIEPFRIKTVEPITMSTEEERKEFLIKANYNPFLLKSDQVIIDFLTDSGTSAMSSNQWAALMRGDESYAGARSWDRFEKQILDLTGMTYILPTHQGRAAERILYSHIGGKGKYFISNTHFDTTRANIEYSGAIAIDIPAQEGKDYNSTFPFKGNIDLEKLQNIINLYGEVNIAAVILTVTNNSGGGQPVSMQNAKEVSRICKKHDILFVLDCCRIAENSYFIHEKEQGYKEVPFREIAQEMFSLADAAIMSAKKDGLVNMGGFLALRNKSLSEACTQMLIITEGFATYGGLSGRDMEAIAVGLEEVFDPDYLKYRIVSTQYLGEKIREKGVPIIYPVGGHAVYVDAKKLYDHIPAHHYPGQALVCELYQVGGIRTVEIGSVMFGTYDSGGHLIAAPMELVRLAIPRRVYTQSHIDYVIEVFDEILRTKEKVKGLRIIKEPKFLRHFTSHFEKL, encoded by the coding sequence GAGCCCATAACAATGAGCACTGAAGAAGAAAGGAAAGAATTTTTGATAAAGGCAAATTATAATCCGTTCTTGCTGAAATCAGATCAGGTAATAATTGATTTTCTGACAGACAGTGGAACTTCTGCAATGAGTAGCAATCAATGGGCAGCATTGATGCGTGGCGATGAATCATATGCAGGTGCAAGAAGTTGGGACCGTTTTGAAAAACAAATTCTTGATCTGACCGGAATGACATACATTCTTCCTACACATCAGGGCCGGGCTGCTGAAAGAATTTTATATAGTCATATCGGAGGCAAAGGAAAATATTTTATCAGCAATACACATTTTGATACAACACGTGCGAATATAGAATACAGTGGGGCTATAGCTATTGATATCCCTGCACAAGAAGGCAAAGACTATAATTCAACATTTCCATTTAAAGGAAATATAGATCTTGAAAAGCTCCAGAACATAATCAATCTATATGGTGAAGTAAATATCGCTGCAGTTATATTGACAGTTACAAATAACAGTGGCGGTGGACAACCGGTTAGTATGCAAAATGCAAAAGAGGTTAGCCGAATTTGTAAGAAGCATGATATACTTTTTGTTCTGGATTGTTGCCGCATTGCAGAAAACAGTTATTTCATTCATGAAAAAGAACAGGGTTATAAAGAAGTTCCGTTTCGTGAAATAGCACAGGAAATGTTTTCGCTTGCTGATGCTGCAATCATGAGTGCAAAAAAAGATGGATTGGTAAATATGGGTGGCTTTCTGGCTTTAAGAAACAAAAGTTTGTCGGAAGCATGTACTCAGATGCTCATCATCACCGAAGGTTTCGCGACTTATGGTGGATTATCGGGTCGGGATATGGAAGCTATTGCTGTTGGTCTGGAAGAAGTTTTCGATCCTGATTATCTGAAATACAGAATTGTCAGCACGCAGTATCTTGGAGAAAAGATCAGAGAGAAAGGGGTTCCGATAATTTATCCTGTGGGTGGACATGCAGTTTATGTTGATGCAAAAAAACTTTACGATCATATACCTGCACATCATTATCCGGGTCAGGCTCTTGTTTGTGAATTGTATCAAGTAGGTGGAATTAGGACTGTTGAGATCGGGTCAGTAATGTTTGGCACCTATGACTCAGGCGGACATTTAATAGCGGCCCCAATGGAACTTGTAAGGCTTGCTATACCTCGTCGGGTTTATACACAATCACATATTGATTATGTAATAGAAGTCTTCGATGAAATTTTGAGAACCAAAGAAAAGGTTAAAGGCTTGCGGATCATCAAAGAGCCAAAATTTTTAAGACATTTCACATCACATTTTGAAAAGTTATAA
- a CDS encoding cbb3-type cytochrome c oxidase subunit I, which translates to MHSEAGNRDHIKVALLFIVASLLSLIIGVFFGMIGGMQYILPEFLKENLSFEKTRPLHVTLVITWIFTGGVGGIYYYLPIVANRKLFSIKLAYIHFFLFIVTGLTILICYFKGDFGGREYLEFPPVLAIPMLLSWILFAINFIKTIKFNISDWPIYQWMWATGILFFLITFVESYFWTQPFFRDNIIRDVTVQWKANGSMVGSWNMLVYGTGFYVMEKISGDTKTTIAPITFFFYFLGLTNLMFNWGHHTYIVPAANWIKNVAYIISMTELLILGSIILNWRKSLNTAKKNLYKVPYKFIVAADIWIFLNLTLAILISIPAINTYTHGTHVTVAHAMGATIGINTMILFASLYYILEKHIGKIENKKTRFGFILVNLALIIFWMTLIISGITKAILNEKGVAFQSMMLQLQQLFKLFNIAGLAVLIGIILISIPLLVKFYKIILSTDELLSNKSKL; encoded by the coding sequence ATGCATTCAGAAGCAGGTAATAGAGATCATATAAAAGTTGCACTGCTATTTATTGTGGCTTCCCTACTATCACTGATCATTGGTGTTTTTTTTGGAATGATTGGTGGGATGCAATACATACTTCCCGAGTTCCTGAAAGAGAACTTGTCATTTGAAAAAACAAGGCCACTTCATGTTACACTAGTTATAACATGGATTTTCACCGGTGGTGTCGGTGGTATTTATTATTATCTGCCGATTGTGGCAAATCGCAAATTATTTTCGATCAAGCTCGCCTATATTCACTTTTTTTTATTTATAGTTACTGGGCTTACGATTCTCATTTGTTATTTTAAAGGTGATTTCGGCGGAAGAGAATATCTTGAGTTTCCACCGGTGCTTGCAATACCAATGTTGTTGAGCTGGATTTTATTTGCAATAAATTTCATTAAAACTATTAAGTTCAATATAAGTGATTGGCCAATATACCAATGGATGTGGGCAACAGGAATTTTATTTTTTCTTATCACTTTTGTTGAATCCTATTTTTGGACACAACCATTTTTTCGTGACAATATTATAAGAGATGTAACTGTGCAGTGGAAAGCTAACGGCTCTATGGTAGGATCCTGGAATATGTTGGTGTATGGAACAGGTTTCTATGTAATGGAAAAAATAAGTGGTGATACAAAAACAACTATTGCACCTATAACATTTTTCTTTTATTTTCTTGGTTTGACTAATCTAATGTTTAATTGGGGCCATCATACTTATATTGTACCTGCTGCAAACTGGATAAAAAATGTAGCTTATATAATTAGTATGACAGAATTGTTGATTTTAGGTAGTATCATTTTAAACTGGCGAAAATCATTAAATACTGCAAAGAAGAATCTGTACAAGGTGCCTTACAAATTTATTGTTGCTGCAGACATATGGATATTCCTTAATCTGACCCTTGCTATTCTCATTTCTATTCCGGCGATTAACACTTATACTCATGGCACTCATGTTACTGTGGCACATGCAATGGGAGCAACTATTGGAATTAATACAATGATTCTTTTTGCATCGCTGTATTACATTTTGGAGAAACATATCGGAAAGATTGAAAATAAAAAAACGCGATTCGGATTTATACTGGTCAACCTTGCACTAATAATATTTTGGATGACACTTATCATATCGGGCATAACAAAAGCTATCTTAAATGAGAAGGGAGTAGCATTTCAATCAATGATGTTACAACTTCAACAATTATTTAAGTTGTTTAATATCGCAGGATTAGCAGTTCTTATCGGTATAATTTTAATTTCAATTCCATTGCTGGTAAAATTTTACAAAATTATTTTATCAACAGATGAATTGTTATCTAATAAAAGTAAATTATGA